A single Cupriavidus sp. D39 DNA region contains:
- the rnhA gene encoding ribonuclease HI, with product MEDVIIYSDGACKGNPGRGGWGAVLVCGTNEKELFGGEALTTNNRMEMTAVIEALRALKRRCRIKVYTDSQYVQKGIGEWLPGWKARGWKTAEKKPVKNADLWQEMDKLAQQHDITWHWVRGHNGHPGNERADALANRGVDSLKG from the coding sequence ATCGAAGACGTCATCATCTATTCGGACGGCGCCTGCAAAGGCAACCCCGGGCGCGGCGGTTGGGGCGCCGTGCTGGTCTGCGGCACCAACGAGAAAGAACTGTTCGGCGGCGAAGCCCTCACCACCAACAACCGCATGGAAATGACCGCCGTGATCGAGGCCCTGCGCGCGCTCAAGCGCCGCTGCCGGATCAAGGTCTACACCGACTCGCAATACGTGCAAAAGGGCATCGGCGAATGGCTGCCGGGCTGGAAGGCACGCGGATGGAAGACCGCCGAGAAGAAACCGGTGAAGAACGCCGACCTCTGGCAGGAAATGGACAAGCTGGCCCAGCAGCACGACATTACCTGGCACTGGGTGCGTGGCCACAACGGCCACCCCGGCAACGAACGCGCCGACGCCCTCGCCAACCGCGGCGTCGACTCGCTCAAGGGATAA
- the dnaQ gene encoding DNA polymerase III subunit epsilon — MRQIVLDTETTGLSAATGDRLIEIGCVELLNRRLTGRHLHFYVNPERDIDEGAIAVHGITVDFLADKPKFAQVVNEIRDFVQDAELIIHNAPFDLGFLDMEFKLVGLPPFREHAGNVIDTLREARQMFPGKRNSLDALCDRLGVSNAHRTLHGALLDAELLAEVYLAMTRGQNSLVIDMLDGGGAESDAVAATDLSRLDLPVLMASEEEATAHLAVLKQLEKASGGKVVWKEAPPASEAA, encoded by the coding sequence ATGCGACAGATCGTTCTCGACACAGAAACCACCGGCCTGAGCGCCGCCACCGGCGACCGCCTGATTGAAATCGGCTGCGTGGAGCTGCTCAATCGCCGCCTCACGGGCAGGCATCTGCACTTCTACGTTAACCCGGAACGCGATATCGACGAAGGCGCGATCGCGGTGCACGGCATCACCGTGGACTTCCTGGCCGACAAGCCCAAGTTTGCGCAGGTGGTCAACGAGATCCGGGACTTCGTCCAGGACGCCGAACTGATCATCCACAACGCGCCCTTCGACCTTGGCTTCCTGGACATGGAGTTCAAGCTGGTCGGGTTGCCGCCGTTCCGCGAGCACGCCGGCAATGTGATCGACACCCTGCGCGAAGCCCGCCAGATGTTCCCCGGCAAGCGCAACTCGCTCGACGCCCTGTGCGACCGCCTCGGCGTCAGCAACGCCCACCGTACCCTGCACGGCGCATTGCTCGATGCGGAGCTGCTGGCCGAGGTCTACCTCGCCATGACGCGCGGCCAGAACTCGCTGGTGATCGACATGCTCGACGGCGGCGGCGCCGAGAGCGACGCAGTGGCCGCCACCGACCTCTCCCGCCTCGACCTGCCCGTGCTGATGGCCAGCGAGGAAGAAGCCACCGCCCACCTGGCGGTGCTCAAGCAGCTGGAAAAGGCGAGCGGCGGCAAGGTCGTATGGAAAGAAGCACCGCCGGCGAGCGAAGCGGCATAA
- a CDS encoding ParB-like protein yields MSTVRESLIHQLHPTQLTVGMIEVQDKKKHLASLKPAEQREFLQAHPIPAVSGPGGKLYITDHHHLGRAALEAGVTTGFFTVEADLSACAQDDFWAEMDKNLWVHPLDEHGVRHYYAAVPNHLEKLVDDPYRSLAGYVRDAGGYTKTPTSFAEFVWADFFRRSIAVEDLSADFHAAVQQAITLAKGKLAAGLPGYKV; encoded by the coding sequence ATGTCAACTGTGCGCGAATCCTTGATTCATCAACTCCACCCGACGCAGCTAACGGTGGGCATGATCGAAGTACAGGACAAGAAGAAACACCTGGCCTCGCTAAAGCCTGCCGAGCAGCGCGAATTCCTGCAGGCCCACCCTATCCCGGCGGTGAGCGGGCCAGGCGGCAAGCTTTACATCACCGATCACCATCATCTTGGGCGGGCTGCCCTGGAAGCGGGCGTCACCACCGGCTTTTTCACCGTGGAGGCGGATCTGTCGGCTTGCGCGCAGGACGATTTCTGGGCAGAGATGGACAAGAACCTATGGGTTCATCCCCTGGACGAACACGGCGTGAGGCACTACTACGCTGCGGTTCCCAATCACCTGGAGAAACTGGTCGACGATCCGTATCGGTCGCTGGCCGGGTATGTGCGAGACGCTGGTGGCTATACCAAGACGCCTACCTCCTTTGCGGAGTTCGTTTGGGCGGACTTCTTTCGCCGCTCCATCGCCGTCGAGGACCTGAGCGCTGACTTCCACGCCGCGGTCCAGCAAGCCATCACGCTGGCAAAAGGCAAGCTGGCTGCCGGCCTGCCAGGATACAAGGTGTAG
- a CDS encoding IclR family transcriptional regulator has protein sequence MTDALEPTDLQDKYIVPGLERGLRLLGEFSRNERTLSAAELARRLQVPRSTVFRLLTTLEMMGFVERTDGGREFRLGMAVLRLGFDYLASLELTELGRPLLDRLRDAINYPCNLVVRDGRSIVYVAKSVAPTPFASSVNVGTRLPAHATVLGRVLLEDLTLAELRELYPEPQLEVFSESTPKTVEALFDMVQRDRQRGYVLQEGFFETSISTIAAPVRDRSGKVVAALGATIPASRIDPERLDGMVEQVRSAAGELSRLLDYRPSEGGAVVNL, from the coding sequence ATGACAGATGCCCTCGAGCCTACCGATCTCCAGGACAAGTACATCGTGCCGGGGCTTGAACGCGGCCTGCGCCTGCTGGGCGAGTTCAGCCGCAACGAGCGGACCCTGTCGGCCGCCGAACTGGCGCGCCGGCTGCAGGTTCCGCGCTCAACCGTGTTTCGCCTGCTGACCACGCTGGAGATGATGGGCTTTGTCGAGCGCACCGATGGCGGCCGCGAATTCCGGCTCGGCATGGCGGTACTGCGCCTTGGCTTCGACTACCTCGCCTCGCTGGAGCTGACCGAACTCGGCCGGCCGCTGCTGGACCGGCTGCGCGACGCAATCAACTACCCGTGCAACCTGGTGGTGCGGGACGGCCGCTCCATCGTCTACGTGGCCAAGTCCGTGGCGCCGACGCCGTTCGCCAGCTCGGTCAACGTCGGCACTCGCCTGCCGGCGCATGCCACCGTGCTAGGCCGTGTGCTGCTTGAAGACCTGACGCTGGCCGAGCTGCGCGAACTCTATCCCGAGCCGCAGCTGGAAGTCTTCTCGGAGAGCACACCCAAGACCGTTGAAGCGTTGTTCGACATGGTCCAGCGCGACCGCCAGCGTGGCTACGTGCTGCAGGAAGGCTTCTTCGAAACCAGCATCTCGACCATCGCCGCGCCGGTGCGTGACCGCAGCGGCAAGGTAGTGGCGGCGCTCGGCGCCACGATCCCGGCTTCGCGGATCGATCCGGAGCGGCTCGATGGCATGGTGGAACAGGTGAGGAGTGCTGCGGGAGAGCTTTCCCGCTTGCTCGACTATCGGCCGTCGGAAGGTGGGGCAGTGGTTAATCTGTAG
- a CDS encoding CoxG family protein: protein MEIEKTLVVGAAPAQVWALLLDPNVMGGCVPGMQSIEVVSDVEYISHIQVKIAFVSARFKIKTHIVEMRAPNYLRSEGTGEDASVASSLKQSSEIFLTGLPDGQTELRMKINVDVLGRLGTFGLSVMKTKADRMWEEFGTNLSARLVAPAEAAQAAAPAAPAVAETVAQAAAASPAPAIEATPARPAVIPAHALQASPNRSAGWWSRLFAPAAALDRGPLTDICIEVRQPNATITVRWPAQHAGECAAWLRDYLK from the coding sequence GTGGAAATTGAAAAAACCCTGGTCGTCGGCGCAGCGCCGGCGCAAGTGTGGGCACTGCTGCTCGATCCCAACGTGATGGGCGGCTGCGTGCCGGGCATGCAGTCGATCGAAGTGGTCAGCGATGTGGAGTACATCTCGCACATCCAGGTCAAGATCGCCTTTGTCAGCGCGCGCTTCAAGATCAAGACCCATATCGTGGAGATGCGCGCGCCCAACTACCTGCGCAGCGAAGGCACGGGCGAGGATGCCTCCGTGGCCAGTTCGCTCAAGCAGTCCAGCGAGATCTTCCTGACCGGGCTGCCGGACGGCCAGACCGAGCTGCGCATGAAGATCAACGTGGATGTGCTGGGCCGCCTTGGCACGTTCGGCCTGAGCGTGATGAAGACCAAGGCCGACCGGATGTGGGAGGAGTTCGGTACGAATCTGTCGGCGCGGCTGGTGGCGCCTGCCGAGGCGGCGCAGGCCGCAGCGCCCGCAGCGCCCGCTGTGGCGGAAACGGTGGCACAGGCGGCGGCCGCTTCGCCCGCTCCCGCCATCGAGGCGACTCCCGCTCGCCCGGCCGTCATCCCGGCTCACGCCCTGCAAGCCAGCCCGAATCGCAGCGCAGGCTGGTGGTCGCGCTTGTTCGCGCCCGCGGCCGCCCTGGACAGGGGCCCGCTCACGGATATCTGCATCGAAGTGCGCCAGCCCAATGCCACCATTACCGTGCGCTGGCCGGCACAGCACGCGGGCGAGTGCGCGGCCTGGCTGCGCGACTATTTGAAGTGA
- a CDS encoding (2Fe-2S)-binding protein: MQKINIELTVNGEAHSVEVPARRLLSDLLRDDLNLTGTKRGCETGICGACSVLVDGEVVKSCLMLAVQVRGRDVTTVEGLGAGGELHPLQQSFMECGGLQCGYCTPGFLMTSCAMLAHNPNPTEEEVRAGLNGNLCRCTGYVGIVQSILSAAEKMRGN, translated from the coding sequence ATGCAAAAGATCAACATCGAACTCACCGTCAACGGCGAGGCGCACAGCGTGGAAGTGCCCGCGCGGCGCCTGCTGTCAGACCTGCTGCGCGACGACCTGAACCTGACCGGCACCAAGCGCGGCTGCGAGACCGGCATCTGCGGCGCCTGCTCCGTGCTGGTGGACGGCGAAGTCGTGAAGTCCTGCCTGATGCTGGCCGTGCAGGTGCGCGGGCGCGACGTCACCACCGTCGAAGGCCTCGGCGCCGGCGGCGAGCTGCACCCGCTGCAGCAGAGTTTCATGGAGTGCGGCGGCCTGCAGTGCGGCTACTGCACCCCAGGCTTCCTGATGACCTCCTGCGCCATGCTGGCGCACAACCCCAACCCTACGGAAGAGGAAGTCCGTGCCGGCCTGAACGGCAACCTGTGCCGCTGCACCGGTTACGTCGGCATCGTCCAATCCATTCTGTCCGCCGCGGAGAAGATGCGTGGAAATTGA
- a CDS encoding FAD binding domain-containing protein, with amino-acid sequence MRNFEFLEPGSVQEASRMLADLGDECRVIAGGTALMLGMRQRMLTPTHLVSLGQLDALRKIEFDPRTGLRIGALALHAQVARSPLVQAHYPMLASMAGRVANPQVRNQGTIGGNLCYADPATDPPGCLMALQAQVVLAGRNGERVLEMEAFLVDYYTTALDPDEIVTEIRIPAPAPDAVGHYARFLRTAAEHRPLASVALLARRAGATCIEARLAVGASTPIPARLRRAEAFLAGKAVTSEVAAEAADIVAADIDPVSDMRGNADYRREMVRAVARRSIATLFGLAAD; translated from the coding sequence ATGCGTAATTTCGAATTTCTGGAGCCGGGCTCGGTGCAGGAAGCCAGCCGCATGCTGGCCGACCTGGGCGACGAGTGCCGGGTGATCGCCGGCGGCACCGCGCTGATGCTCGGCATGCGTCAGCGCATGCTCACGCCCACCCATCTGGTATCGCTCGGCCAACTCGATGCGCTGCGCAAGATCGAGTTCGATCCGCGCACCGGCTTGCGCATCGGCGCGCTGGCCTTGCATGCACAGGTGGCGCGCTCGCCGCTGGTGCAGGCGCATTACCCGATGCTGGCCAGCATGGCCGGGCGCGTGGCCAATCCGCAGGTGCGCAACCAGGGCACGATCGGCGGCAATCTTTGCTATGCCGATCCGGCCACCGATCCGCCGGGCTGCCTGATGGCGCTGCAGGCGCAGGTGGTGCTCGCCGGCAGGAACGGCGAGCGCGTGCTGGAGATGGAAGCGTTCCTGGTCGACTACTACACCACGGCGCTCGACCCCGATGAGATCGTGACCGAGATCCGCATTCCCGCGCCGGCGCCGGATGCGGTTGGCCACTACGCGCGTTTCCTGCGCACGGCCGCCGAGCACCGTCCGCTGGCCAGCGTGGCGCTGCTGGCGCGCAGGGCTGGCGCCACATGTATCGAGGCGCGTCTTGCGGTCGGCGCATCCACGCCGATTCCGGCGCGCCTGCGGCGTGCCGAAGCGTTCCTCGCGGGCAAGGCCGTCACGTCGGAGGTGGCGGCTGAAGCCGCGGACATCGTCGCCGCCGACATCGACCCCGTTTCCGACATGCGCGGCAACGCGGACTATCGCCGCGAGATGGTCAGGGCCGTGGCGCGGCGAAGCATTGCCACGCTGTTCGGGCTGGCAGCGGACTAA
- a CDS encoding xanthine dehydrogenase family protein molybdopterin-binding subunit, producing the protein MSTSTVGSSTPQVTAREKVMGRAVYAGDIKQAGMLHAKVLRSPYPHARIVRIDTAAARGLPGVKLVLTGEDSPSRLWGTHRKEQRILAAGVVRHVGEEVAAVVAVDEETARDALDLIRVEYEELPAIFSTDAALADGAAQLHPGTRNIAHEMRIVRGDVEAGFARAAVVYEATYDMHSQYPGYLEPMATVAAQDGNGRLTVWASTQSVFLARARLAEALDRPVSTIRVIQAVTGGGFGAKIVEESNSLITALLATRLDRPVRLVNNRLEDFLGARSSVPARVWLKMGLDAQGMIVAKDVNIVAECGAYAGLAGDVMHVTAMRSDNMHRVENVRSHAVLAYTNNPPRGAFRGFGGQQMQFPLNSHLTMLAEMLGMDPIEVHKRNAIRSGDTSVHGWKIGSSGLVECLEQTRAAIRWDARRADASRRTGTRRRGLGIAAAMHVSGNRTLGNWDGSTIVLKVNEDGRVMLLTSECDMGQGANTMLSQICAQELGIPLSHVTVSAPDTDVAPFCLGSLASRVTIISGNAVMRAAREARQKLLDVAAEKLGVPQDELDLRDGVIRARNDDTKHATLAEIARLHIFRHGGEGLMVRATYDAPTVMHDANYYGNIAPAYSFAAQAVEVEVDTVTGQVTLIDSFVSDDCGKAINPLAVHGQTHGATVQAIGWTLYEHVQVEDGRILNGNFADYTMPTADAVPALRTDVVESVEPNGPYGAKGASETAILPGAAAIANAVYDAIGVRITTLPITPEKVLAALRERKEQEAHHA; encoded by the coding sequence ATGAGCACGTCGACAGTGGGAAGCTCCACGCCGCAAGTGACGGCGCGGGAGAAGGTGATGGGCAGGGCCGTGTATGCCGGCGATATCAAGCAGGCCGGCATGCTGCATGCCAAGGTGCTGCGCAGCCCGTATCCGCATGCCCGCATCGTTCGCATCGACACAGCGGCGGCGCGCGGGTTGCCAGGCGTCAAGCTGGTGCTGACCGGCGAGGACTCGCCGTCGCGGCTGTGGGGCACGCATCGCAAGGAGCAGCGCATTCTCGCCGCCGGCGTGGTCCGCCACGTGGGGGAAGAGGTCGCCGCGGTGGTCGCCGTGGACGAGGAAACCGCGCGCGATGCGCTCGACCTGATCCGCGTGGAGTACGAAGAGCTGCCCGCCATTTTCAGCACCGATGCGGCGCTGGCCGATGGCGCGGCGCAGCTGCACCCGGGCACGCGCAATATCGCGCACGAGATGCGTATCGTGCGGGGCGACGTTGAAGCCGGCTTCGCCCGCGCGGCCGTGGTCTACGAGGCCACCTACGACATGCATTCGCAGTATCCCGGCTACCTGGAGCCGATGGCGACGGTGGCCGCGCAGGATGGCAATGGCCGGCTGACGGTCTGGGCCTCGACGCAATCCGTGTTCCTGGCGCGCGCGCGGCTGGCCGAAGCACTGGACCGGCCTGTGTCCACCATCCGCGTGATCCAGGCGGTCACCGGCGGCGGCTTTGGCGCCAAGATCGTGGAGGAGAGCAACAGCCTGATCACCGCCCTGCTGGCCACGCGGCTGGACCGTCCGGTGCGGCTGGTCAACAACCGGCTCGAGGATTTCCTTGGCGCGCGTTCCAGCGTGCCAGCGCGGGTCTGGCTCAAGATGGGCCTGGACGCGCAGGGGATGATCGTTGCCAAGGACGTCAATATCGTGGCGGAGTGCGGCGCCTATGCCGGCCTTGCCGGCGACGTGATGCACGTGACCGCCATGCGCAGCGACAACATGCACCGCGTGGAAAACGTGCGTTCCCACGCGGTGCTGGCCTACACCAACAATCCGCCGCGCGGCGCGTTCCGCGGCTTTGGTGGCCAGCAGATGCAGTTTCCGCTGAACAGCCATCTCACCATGTTGGCCGAGATGCTCGGCATGGATCCCATCGAAGTCCACAAGCGCAACGCCATCCGCTCCGGCGACACCAGCGTGCATGGCTGGAAAATCGGCAGCAGCGGCCTGGTGGAATGCCTGGAGCAAACGCGCGCAGCGATCCGGTGGGATGCGCGCCGCGCCGATGCCTCGCGGCGAACCGGCACGCGCCGGCGCGGGCTCGGCATTGCCGCCGCGATGCACGTCAGCGGCAACCGCACGCTCGGCAACTGGGACGGCTCCACCATCGTGCTCAAGGTCAACGAGGATGGGCGCGTCATGCTGCTCACCAGCGAGTGCGACATGGGGCAGGGCGCCAACACCATGCTCAGCCAGATCTGCGCGCAGGAGCTGGGCATTCCCCTGTCGCATGTCACCGTGAGTGCGCCGGATACCGATGTGGCGCCGTTCTGCCTCGGCTCGCTGGCGTCGCGCGTGACGATCATCTCTGGCAACGCCGTGATGCGCGCCGCGCGTGAGGCCCGGCAGAAGCTGCTGGACGTTGCCGCGGAAAAGCTCGGCGTGCCGCAGGACGAGCTGGACCTGCGCGATGGCGTGATCCGCGCCCGCAACGACGACACCAAGCATGCCACGCTCGCCGAGATCGCGCGGCTGCATATCTTCCGCCACGGCGGCGAGGGGCTGATGGTGCGCGCCACCTATGACGCGCCCACCGTGATGCACGATGCCAACTACTACGGCAACATCGCCCCGGCCTATTCCTTCGCGGCGCAGGCCGTCGAAGTGGAGGTGGATACCGTCACCGGGCAGGTCACGCTGATCGACAGCTTCGTGTCGGACGACTGCGGCAAGGCCATCAACCCGCTAGCGGTGCACGGCCAGACGCATGGCGCCACCGTGCAGGCGATCGGCTGGACCCTGTACGAGCATGTGCAGGTCGAAGACGGCCGCATCCTGAACGGCAACTTTGCCGACTACACCATGCCGACCGCGGATGCCGTGCCCGCGCTGCGCACGGATGTTGTCGAGTCCGTTGAGCCTAACGGGCCCTACGGCGCCAAGGGCGCCAGCGAAACCGCGATCCTGCCCGGCGCGGCTGCCATCGCCAATGCGGTCTACGACGCCATCGGCGTGCGCATCACCACGTTGCCCATCACGCCCGAGAAGGTGCTGGCCGCGCTGCGCGAGCGCAAGGAACAGGAGGCGCACCATGCGTAA